Proteins encoded within one genomic window of Xylophilus sp. GOD-11R:
- a CDS encoding paraquat-inducible protein A has product MIEVPQAIVCESCDAVWQRAQLRPREVAHCSNCGAELDRHPGQQERRLLPLSLASLVMFVVSNAFPIVEINLRGMRSQTTLLGAVYALTAEGRTLVATLVLATTIIFPLLQMGVMVWLLLPLVRQRVPRGFAYLVRSLQMLRPWGMVEVFLLGVLVALVKLSGMAKVIPGPALWSFGALTVLLTVVLAFDPRGFWRMASAHGTPGDAGAAA; this is encoded by the coding sequence ATGATCGAAGTCCCCCAGGCCATCGTCTGCGAGAGTTGTGACGCCGTCTGGCAGCGGGCCCAGCTGCGCCCGCGCGAAGTGGCGCACTGTTCCAACTGCGGCGCCGAGCTCGACCGCCACCCCGGCCAGCAGGAGCGGCGCCTGCTGCCGCTGTCGCTCGCCAGCCTGGTGATGTTCGTGGTCAGCAACGCCTTTCCCATCGTCGAGATCAACCTGCGCGGCATGCGCTCGCAGACCACGCTGCTCGGCGCGGTCTATGCCCTCACCGCCGAGGGCCGCACGCTGGTGGCCACGCTGGTGCTGGCCACCACCATCATCTTTCCGCTGCTGCAGATGGGCGTGATGGTGTGGCTGCTGCTGCCGCTGGTGCGGCAGCGCGTGCCCCGCGGCTTCGCCTACCTGGTGCGCTCGCTGCAGATGCTGCGGCCCTGGGGCATGGTCGAGGTGTTTCTGCTCGGCGTGCTGGTCGCGCTGGTCAAGCTCTCGGGCATGGCCAAGGTGATTCCGGGGCCGGCGCTCTGGTCCTTCGGCGCGCTGACGGTGCTGCTGACCGTGGTGCTCGCCTTCGACCCGCGCGGCTTCTGGCGCATGGCGTCGGCGCACGGGACGCCGGGCGACGCGGGGGCCGCCGCATGA
- a CDS encoding paraquat-inducible protein A, translating to MIRARSAGLLPCRHCGTVWRDAADGDACARCGTTLRARKRDSLNRTWAFLIAACVMYLPANLLPVMITRSLFGTQSDTILSGIIFFWISGSYGIAAIIFVASFLVPLFKLAALFILLVTARSGSDWRRGERARLYHIIEVIGRWSMLDVFVVALLTGLVQIQGFAQITAGLGIAAFASVVVLTMLASLSFDPKLTWDSPLPKGKKSV from the coding sequence ATGATCCGCGCACGGTCCGCCGGCCTACTGCCCTGCCGCCATTGCGGCACCGTGTGGCGCGACGCGGCCGACGGCGACGCCTGCGCGCGCTGCGGCACCACGCTGCGCGCGCGCAAGCGCGACAGCCTCAACCGCACCTGGGCCTTCCTGATCGCGGCCTGCGTCATGTATCTGCCGGCCAATCTGCTGCCGGTCATGATCACCCGTTCGCTCTTCGGCACGCAGAGCGACACCATCCTGAGCGGCATCATCTTCTTCTGGATCAGCGGCTCCTACGGCATCGCCGCCATCATCTTCGTGGCGAGTTTCCTGGTGCCGCTGTTCAAGCTGGCGGCGCTGTTCATCCTGCTGGTCACCGCGCGCAGCGGCAGCGACTGGCGGCGTGGCGAGCGCGCCAGGCTCTATCACATCATCGAAGTCATCGGCCGCTGGTCCATGCTCGACGTGTTCGTCGTGGCGCTGCTGACCGGCCTGGTGCAGATCCAGGGCTTCGCCCAGATCACCGCCGGCCTCGGCATCGCGGCCTTCGCGTCGGTGGTGGTGCTGACCATGCTGGCCTCGCTGAGTTTCGATCCCAAGCTGACCTGGGACAGCCCCCTTCCGAAAGGCAAAAAATCCGTATGA
- a CDS encoding intermembrane transport protein PqiB, translating into MNGDDQSHAPGPPPTPAPALEPPRVARRRNWLPSLIWLIPLVAALVGITLVAKVLMGQGPEVEVSFKTAEGLEAGKTAVKYKDVQIGVVQSLRLAKDRTRVRVVLQLTKDAEAFTARDTRFWVVRPRLDTSGISGLGTLLSGAYIVADPGVDKETSGEFTGLETPPIVTRDASGKQFMLHAQNIGSLDVGSPVYFRRIKVGQIAAYELDADGKGVSLRIFVNAPYDKFVGANTRFWHASGIDMQVNSSGVTLHTQSLATILLGGIAFRAPDDANGPVAAENARFALAEDENTALKPPDGQAKNVLLYFNQSLRGLAPGAAVDFRGVVIGEVKSIGVEFDRTEREFRMPVMLQIFPDRLRRPGEAAAPESKYSQEQQIRYLVGKGLRAQLRNGNLLTGQLYVAVDFFPKAPAVQFDATKDPIELPTMSGSLDALQSQVQEIVTKVNKVPIDEIGQELRTTMASLNRTLAGAEQLTRTLNNDVSPEITAAMKDARKTIDSANRTLAQDAPLQQDVRQTLQELTRTAASVRVLTDYLERHPESLLRGKPDDKK; encoded by the coding sequence ATGAACGGCGACGACCAATCACATGCCCCCGGCCCGCCGCCCACCCCCGCTCCGGCGCTCGAACCACCCCGTGTAGCGCGCCGGCGCAACTGGCTGCCTTCGCTGATCTGGCTGATTCCGCTGGTGGCCGCGCTGGTCGGCATCACGCTGGTCGCCAAGGTGCTGATGGGCCAGGGACCGGAAGTCGAAGTGAGCTTCAAGACCGCCGAGGGCCTGGAAGCCGGCAAGACCGCCGTCAAGTACAAGGACGTGCAGATCGGCGTGGTGCAGAGCCTGCGCCTGGCCAAGGACCGCACCCGGGTGCGCGTGGTGCTGCAGCTCACCAAGGATGCCGAGGCCTTCACCGCGCGCGACACCCGCTTCTGGGTGGTGCGGCCGCGCCTGGACACCAGCGGCATCTCGGGCCTGGGCACGCTGCTGTCGGGCGCCTACATCGTGGCCGACCCGGGTGTCGACAAGGAGACCAGCGGCGAGTTCACCGGCCTGGAAACCCCGCCCATCGTCACCCGCGACGCCTCGGGCAAGCAGTTCATGCTGCATGCGCAGAACATCGGCTCGCTCGACGTCGGCTCGCCGGTGTACTTCCGCCGCATCAAGGTCGGCCAGATCGCTGCCTACGAGCTCGACGCCGACGGCAAGGGCGTGAGCCTGCGCATCTTCGTCAATGCGCCCTACGACAAATTCGTCGGGGCCAACACCCGCTTCTGGCATGCGAGCGGCATCGACATGCAGGTCAATTCCTCCGGCGTGACGCTGCACACCCAGTCGCTGGCCACCATCCTGCTCGGCGGCATCGCCTTTCGGGCGCCGGACGACGCCAACGGCCCGGTCGCCGCCGAAAACGCCCGTTTCGCGCTGGCCGAGGACGAGAACACCGCGCTCAAGCCGCCGGACGGCCAGGCCAAGAACGTGCTGCTGTACTTCAACCAGTCGCTGCGCGGGCTGGCGCCGGGCGCGGCGGTCGATTTCCGCGGTGTGGTGATCGGCGAGGTCAAGTCGATCGGCGTGGAGTTCGACCGCACCGAGCGCGAGTTCCGCATGCCGGTCATGCTGCAGATCTTCCCCGACCGCCTGCGCCGCCCTGGCGAAGCCGCCGCGCCGGAGTCCAAATACAGCCAGGAGCAGCAGATCCGCTATCTGGTCGGCAAGGGTCTGCGGGCGCAGCTGCGCAACGGCAACCTGCTGACCGGCCAGCTCTACGTGGCGGTCGACTTCTTTCCCAAGGCACCGGCCGTGCAGTTCGACGCCACCAAGGACCCGATCGAGCTGCCCACCATGTCCGGCAGCCTCGACGCGCTGCAGTCGCAGGTGCAGGAGATCGTGACAAAGGTCAACAAGGTGCCGATCGACGAGATCGGCCAGGAACTGCGCACCACCATGGCCAGCCTCAACCGCACGCTGGCCGGCGCCGAGCAGCTCACGCGCACGCTCAACAACGACGTGTCGCCCGAGATCACCGCCGCCATGAAGGACGCGCGCAAGACCATCGACAGCGCCAACCGCACGCTGGCGCAAGACGCCCCGCTGCAGCAGGACGTCCGCCAGACGCTGCAGGAACTCACCCGCACCGCCGCCTCGGTACGGGTGCTGACCGACTACCTCGAACGCCATCCCGAATCGCTGCTGCGCGGCAAACCGGACGACAAGAAATGA
- a CDS encoding SRPBCC family protein: MHPFHIVSQNVDRAANDVYDFARRIENLPRWASGLAAGVSQENGEWFTDSPMGRVRLRMAEPNPFGVLDHDVTLPDGTTVHNAFRVTPAGTGSVLSFVVLALPGSAPELLEQDAAHVAKDLVALKTLMEQP, from the coding sequence ATGCACCCTTTCCACATCGTGAGCCAGAACGTCGACCGGGCCGCCAACGACGTCTACGACTTCGCCCGCCGGATTGAGAACCTTCCCCGATGGGCGTCCGGGCTCGCCGCCGGGGTCAGCCAGGAAAACGGCGAATGGTTCACCGATTCGCCGATGGGCCGGGTCAGGCTCCGCATGGCCGAACCCAACCCCTTCGGCGTGCTTGACCACGACGTCACGCTGCCCGACGGCACCACCGTGCACAACGCCTTTAGGGTGACGCCGGCGGGCACCGGCAGCGTGCTGAGCTTCGTGGTGCTGGCCTTGCCGGGATCCGCGCCGGAGCTGCTGGAGCAGGACGCAGCGCATGTGGCCAAGGACCTGGTCGCACTCAAAACCCTGATGGAACAACCATGA
- a CDS encoding HAMP domain-containing sensor histidine kinase: MTENAPSPTPPLDQLPCGVLVADEADQVVWINETLAAWLARRLDAANPTHLHDWLHPDCHTQTAHWTATIDRTGNIADVLMALSHAEGHGQPMLMSARRRATPAGHCTDYVFLPAADRQMNERELAESREEMRLLVHEATRQEADAQDRALFAEQMVGIVSHDLRNPLAAVHMGILALTRGDLTANQIRVLGRVSRATERAHRLIADLLDFTAARIGAGLAVAPRAVALNDVIADTVEELALARPERELVHVRGQEGVCPIDPDRLSQLVGNLVSNALTYGDPTRPVTVSSSVDDGCGLVSVHNWGDPIPAESVGQLFQPMVRGGRVGEARSVGLGLYIVGEIAKAHGGRIEVRSDAGHGTVFEARFPAG; the protein is encoded by the coding sequence TTGACCGAAAACGCCCCGTCCCCCACGCCGCCGCTCGACCAGCTCCCATGTGGCGTATTGGTCGCCGACGAAGCCGACCAGGTCGTCTGGATCAATGAAACGCTGGCCGCCTGGCTGGCACGACGCCTCGACGCTGCCAACCCAACGCATCTGCACGACTGGCTGCATCCCGACTGCCATACACAGACAGCCCACTGGACCGCCACGATCGATCGCACCGGCAACATCGCCGACGTATTGATGGCCCTGTCGCACGCCGAGGGCCACGGCCAGCCGATGCTGATGAGCGCCCGCCGCCGCGCCACGCCCGCGGGCCACTGCACCGATTACGTCTTTCTGCCCGCCGCCGACCGCCAGATGAACGAACGCGAGCTCGCCGAGTCACGCGAGGAGATGCGCCTGCTGGTCCACGAAGCCACGCGCCAGGAAGCCGACGCCCAGGACCGCGCCCTGTTCGCCGAACAGATGGTGGGCATCGTGAGCCACGACCTGCGCAACCCGCTGGCCGCCGTCCACATGGGCATCCTCGCGCTCACCCGGGGCGACCTCACAGCCAACCAGATCCGGGTACTGGGCCGGGTGTCGCGCGCCACCGAGCGGGCGCACCGGCTGATCGCCGACCTGTTGGATTTCACCGCCGCCCGCATCGGCGCCGGCCTTGCGGTGGCGCCCCGCGCGGTGGCACTGAACGACGTGATCGCCGACACGGTCGAGGAATTGGCCCTGGCGCGCCCGGAACGCGAGCTGGTGCACGTACGCGGACAAGAAGGTGTGTGCCCGATCGATCCCGACCGGCTGTCGCAGCTCGTCGGCAACCTGGTCTCCAACGCGCTGACCTACGGCGACCCGACTCGACCCGTCACCGTGAGTTCGTCGGTGGACGACGGCTGCGGGCTGGTCAGCGTGCACAACTGGGGCGATCCGATTCCGGCGGAATCGGTCGGACAACTGTTCCAGCCGATGGTGCGCGGCGGCCGGGTCGGAGAGGCTCGCAGCGTGGGCCTGGGCCTGTATATCGTGGGTGAGATCGCCAAGGCCCACGGCGGCCGGATCGAAGTGCGCTCCGACGCCGGGCACGGCACGGTCTTCGAGGCGCGCTTTCCGGCCGGCTGA
- a CDS encoding cupin domain-containing protein: MSLPDFDTFRAAQAARGFDEVVARSWAPDEDVATHSHPFDADALVIAGEMWLTVDGVTRHLRPGDRFAIAAGTPHEERYGADGATYWVGRAEPG, translated from the coding sequence ATGAGCCTTCCCGATTTCGACACCTTCCGCGCCGCTCAGGCGGCTCGCGGCTTCGACGAAGTCGTCGCCCGCAGCTGGGCGCCGGACGAAGATGTCGCGACGCACAGCCACCCGTTCGACGCCGACGCGCTGGTCATCGCCGGCGAGATGTGGCTGACGGTCGACGGCGTCACCCGGCACCTGCGGCCTGGTGACCGCTTCGCGATCGCCGCCGGCACGCCCCACGAGGAACGCTACGGCGCCGACGGCGCGACCTATTGGGTGGGCCGCGCCGAGCCGGGTTGA